From Alienimonas californiensis, a single genomic window includes:
- a CDS encoding DUF6807 domain-containing protein, whose translation MIGSPGRPRSHAAGPIGTIAAFAHPPESLRFAMLAAPLLLSALLAAPPGDAPVVLSGTEIAASVRVGERPLMVWHAAIDPQKKHDYVPLPKPFVFPLYTPSGVNVLDYASDDHPHHKGVWISVDEVELHKGEGDDAEMLGPFKHWVEAGRIDTKEVKLDREAGSITAVNHWLSPEGEPVLKEETTIAVHAPSPKGTLLTYDITLSPPAEGTTATIGDTKEGFVGVRMAPELDVKRGRGVITNSEGGEGESEAWGKLAAWCDCSAPATDGEPGGGVALFDHPENFRPARYHARGYGLMAISPFGPKAYTSGQEEAAPVEIKEPLRLRYAVYVHDGDAKSGDVAGAYKAYAESSAK comes from the coding sequence GTGATCGGCTCTCCCGGCCGGCCCCGGTCGCATGCGGCGGGGCCGATCGGCACAATCGCGGCGTTCGCCCATCCCCCCGAATCCCTCCGGTTCGCCATGCTCGCCGCCCCGCTGCTGTTGTCCGCGTTGCTCGCCGCCCCGCCGGGAGACGCCCCGGTCGTGCTCAGCGGCACGGAGATCGCCGCGTCCGTCCGCGTCGGCGAGCGGCCCCTGATGGTCTGGCATGCGGCGATCGATCCCCAGAAAAAGCACGATTACGTTCCGCTGCCCAAGCCGTTCGTCTTCCCCCTGTACACCCCCAGCGGGGTGAACGTGCTGGACTACGCCTCCGACGACCACCCCCACCACAAGGGCGTGTGGATCAGCGTGGACGAGGTCGAACTGCACAAGGGGGAAGGGGACGACGCGGAGATGCTTGGCCCGTTCAAGCATTGGGTGGAGGCGGGCCGCATCGACACGAAGGAGGTGAAGCTCGACCGCGAGGCCGGTTCGATCACCGCCGTGAACCACTGGCTCTCCCCGGAGGGCGAGCCGGTGTTGAAGGAGGAGACGACCATCGCGGTGCACGCCCCGTCGCCCAAGGGCACGCTGTTGACCTACGACATCACCCTCTCCCCGCCGGCCGAGGGCACGACGGCGACGATCGGCGACACCAAGGAGGGCTTCGTGGGCGTGCGGATGGCCCCGGAACTGGACGTGAAGCGGGGCCGCGGCGTGATCACCAACAGCGAGGGCGGCGAGGGCGAGAGCGAAGCCTGGGGCAAGCTCGCCGCCTGGTGCGATTGCAGCGCCCCGGCTACCGACGGCGAACCGGGCGGCGGCGTCGCCCTGTTCGATCACCCGGAGAACTTCCGCCCCGCCCGCTACCACGCCCGCGGCTACGGCCTGATGGCGATCAGCCCCTTCGGCCCCAAGGCCTACACCAGCGGCCAGGAGGAGGCCGCCCCGGTCGAGATCAAAGAACCGCTGCGACTGCGCTACGCGGTCTACGTGCACGACGGCGACGCGAAATCCGGCGACGTCGCCGGGGCCTACAAGGCGTACGCCGAGTCGTCCGCGAAGTAA
- a CDS encoding ClpP family protease, translating to MPRRPLRARQPLTSGSPRRAKPEEEERPPQRLFPAPGPGVSFDRPPRKGDWELALSGDLTDRQAEIMDQLIELPRGSAGTLWFDSPGGSVYTGLAMASVLRLRGLRATAVVAGECSSAAILPFAACERRLVTRHATLLFHPVRWHSEEDVKREEAVEWARHFDYMERDIDDLLSKLLPMERESLEKWTRPGKFVTGAELVEVGLAEAVDLFAGDLWAQTGPPPRAKRTR from the coding sequence ATGCCCCGCCGCCCGCTTCGTGCCCGTCAGCCGCTCACCTCCGGTTCGCCCCGCCGGGCGAAGCCGGAGGAAGAGGAACGCCCCCCGCAGCGCCTCTTCCCGGCGCCCGGGCCGGGAGTGTCGTTCGACCGCCCGCCGCGCAAGGGGGACTGGGAATTGGCCCTCTCCGGCGACCTGACCGATCGGCAGGCGGAGATCATGGACCAACTGATCGAACTGCCCCGCGGCAGCGCCGGGACGCTGTGGTTCGACTCCCCCGGCGGCAGCGTTTATACGGGGCTGGCGATGGCCTCGGTGCTGCGATTGCGGGGCCTGCGGGCGACGGCGGTCGTCGCCGGGGAGTGCAGCAGCGCCGCGATCCTGCCCTTCGCCGCCTGCGAGCGGCGGCTGGTCACCCGGCACGCCACGTTGTTGTTTCACCCCGTCCGCTGGCACAGCGAGGAGGACGTCAAGCGGGAGGAGGCCGTCGAGTGGGCCCGGCACTTCGATTATATGGAGCGGGATATCGACGATTTACTCTCGAAGCTGCTCCCCATGGAGCGGGAATCGCTGGAAAAGTGGACCCGCCCCGGCAAGTTCGTGACCGGCGCCGAGCTGGTCGAAGTCGGCCTCGCCGAAGCCGTGGACCTGTTCGCCGGCGATCTGTGGGCTCAGACCGGCCCTCCCCCGCGGGCCAAGCGGACGCGTTAG
- a CDS encoding Uma2 family endonuclease, giving the protein MTTTLAPPKPAPIPDAAVAPAAKTMTEAEYLAFERAAPVDGPRHEFADGELIEMSGASRLHNLIARRICRIFEDLLAGRRFEIYQSDMRLRVPSGRFRYPDVTVAPAPPELSPGEEQDTLLNPVVLVEVLSPSTATIDQVQKQAEYREIPSLTDYLILSQDEPRCDHYSRMGAEAWKLVTYVGPEAVLPLSGLGEVPLGSLYPPVE; this is encoded by the coding sequence ATGACGACGACCCTCGCCCCGCCGAAGCCCGCCCCGATCCCCGACGCCGCCGTCGCCCCGGCCGCGAAGACGATGACGGAGGCGGAATATCTCGCGTTCGAACGGGCCGCCCCCGTCGACGGTCCCCGCCACGAATTCGCCGACGGAGAATTGATCGAAATGTCCGGCGCCAGTCGTCTTCACAATCTGATCGCCCGCCGAATCTGTCGGATCTTCGAGGACCTGCTCGCGGGTCGCCGGTTTGAAATCTATCAGTCGGATATGCGGCTCCGCGTGCCTTCAGGGCGGTTCCGCTATCCCGACGTGACCGTCGCCCCCGCGCCGCCGGAACTGTCGCCGGGCGAGGAGCAGGACACGCTGCTCAATCCCGTCGTGCTGGTGGAGGTTCTTTCCCCCTCGACCGCAACGATCGATCAGGTCCAAAAGCAAGCGGAGTACCGCGAGATCCCCTCGCTGACGGATTATCTGATCCTGTCGCAGGACGAGCCTCGCTGCGATCACTACAGCCGGATGGGGGCGGAGGCGTGGAAGCTGGTCACGTACGTCGGCCCGGAGGCCGTCCTGCCGTTGAGCGGGCTGGGCGAGGTGCCGCTCGGTTCGCTGTACCCGCCCGTGGAGTGA
- a CDS encoding HEAT repeat domain-containing protein, with protein MSRRAAAVRWVPLLCLPWLTGCFSQGYGIGFVAGKLVTGQPIGTPAEERAVAGGPAPFRPQFDPQRAPSRPEASRESSGPSVFRSGGSYSSSRPASEETPAYDQQMVDYNRRMAEQARERAEQARERAERLRGGGNSPRGVRPEPPIPGSLPSSPDGVGSTPFGFQTNDEPAGDAPAPMTAPPAGADSVAGAATAGRPLSLREPAEGESEPDWAVRVLETATESDWVARKKAVEYLEGVEPSTVTPEQREQIRTALSARLAEAVEERGFVVDRAAKTLLVWAETPEQFTAIGEALREGTGLGRKDVLSSLDPTTPNHARVAAPLLTHDWEGDEALAFVRTMGAPAEPAVLPLLDDPNPATRRDVASLLAEIGGEASAEALRERAAKESDRELARHLRVQRAAILDK; from the coding sequence GTGTCCCGCCGCGCCGCTGCCGTCCGCTGGGTCCCGCTGCTCTGTCTGCCCTGGCTGACGGGGTGCTTCTCGCAGGGGTACGGGATCGGATTCGTCGCGGGCAAGCTCGTGACGGGGCAGCCGATCGGGACGCCGGCCGAGGAGCGAGCCGTCGCGGGCGGCCCCGCCCCGTTCCGGCCGCAGTTCGACCCGCAGCGCGCGCCCTCCCGGCCGGAGGCGTCCCGCGAGTCGTCCGGGCCGTCCGTCTTCCGCTCCGGAGGGTCCTATTCCTCCTCCCGGCCCGCCTCGGAGGAGACCCCCGCGTACGATCAGCAGATGGTGGACTACAACCGCCGCATGGCGGAGCAGGCCCGGGAACGGGCGGAGCAGGCTCGGGAACGGGCGGAACGGCTCCGCGGCGGGGGGAATTCGCCTCGCGGGGTCCGTCCGGAGCCGCCGATTCCTGGCAGCCTGCCCTCGAGCCCGGACGGCGTCGGCAGCACGCCTTTCGGCTTCCAAACGAACGACGAACCGGCCGGGGACGCCCCCGCTCCGATGACCGCTCCCCCCGCAGGGGCCGATTCCGTCGCGGGGGCCGCCACCGCTGGGCGGCCGCTGTCGCTGCGGGAGCCGGCGGAGGGCGAGAGCGAGCCGGACTGGGCGGTGCGGGTGCTGGAAACCGCGACCGAATCCGACTGGGTCGCCCGCAAGAAGGCGGTGGAGTATCTGGAGGGCGTGGAGCCCTCCACGGTGACGCCGGAGCAGCGGGAACAGATCCGCACGGCGCTCTCCGCGCGGCTGGCCGAGGCCGTCGAGGAGCGGGGCTTCGTCGTCGACCGGGCCGCCAAGACGCTGCTCGTCTGGGCGGAGACGCCGGAGCAGTTCACCGCGATCGGCGAGGCGCTGCGGGAGGGCACTGGCCTCGGCCGCAAGGACGTGCTGAGCAGCCTGGACCCCACGACCCCGAACCACGCCCGCGTCGCCGCCCCGCTGCTGACGCACGATTGGGAAGGAGACGAGGCGCTGGCGTTCGTCCGCACGATGGGGGCGCCCGCGGAGCCGGCGGTGCTCCCGCTGTTGGACGACCCCAACCCCGCGACCCGGCGGGACGTGGCCTCGCTGCTGGCGGAAATTGGCGGCGAGGCCAGCGCCGAGGCCCTCAGGGAGCGAGCCGCGAAGGAGAGCGACCGCGAACTCGCCCGCCACCTGCGCGTGCAGCGGGCGGCGATCCTGGATAAGTAG
- a CDS encoding MarR family winged helix-turn-helix transcriptional regulator → MLKYDFHDSIPYFVFTAAHAIEKAMGAALEGHGITFRQCQMLGMLAAHGSLSQAQVAEMMGVEPSSVARLVDRMTRDGWIERRPDPHDRRKYQLFATDRAEPIWEGVQEVAATVRNTALEGLDEGDVPELKRMLRHLRNNLTDDPGRYPDTPSPDSALSDDCSALSDDRAPAAASASR, encoded by the coding sequence GTGCTGAAGTACGACTTCCACGACAGCATCCCCTACTTCGTCTTCACGGCGGCGCACGCCATCGAGAAGGCGATGGGCGCCGCGTTGGAGGGCCACGGGATCACGTTCCGCCAGTGCCAGATGCTGGGGATGCTGGCCGCGCACGGTTCGCTGTCGCAGGCCCAGGTCGCGGAGATGATGGGCGTGGAGCCCAGCAGCGTGGCCCGGTTGGTGGACCGCATGACCCGCGACGGCTGGATCGAACGCCGCCCCGACCCGCACGATCGCCGCAAGTACCAGTTGTTCGCCACCGACCGGGCCGAGCCGATCTGGGAGGGGGTGCAGGAGGTTGCGGCGACGGTCCGCAATACGGCGCTGGAGGGTCTCGACGAAGGGGACGTGCCGGAGCTCAAGCGGATGCTCCGCCACCTGCGGAACAACCTGACCGACGATCCCGGCCGCTACCCGGACACGCCGAGCCCCGACTCCGCCCTGAGCGACGACTGCTCCGCCCTCAGCGACGACCGGGCGCCCGCCGCCGCTTCCGCTTCGCGTTGA
- a CDS encoding efflux RND transporter periplasmic adaptor subunit, producing MSDTATPVMMPTGPKDDLYNRPAKKTAEPASARTPEPPATDPPAAATNRADAGDDAVPDRYARPPKSDRRKIVDGAFSLALVAAGVTALVVLKNLKEPARPVNRVSPAPLVEVADVTRHVGGLDVLSDGIVVPYRLVNVGAEVGGRVVSMDPALRSGRYVTAGQPLLTIDPETYRLEVKRLGAEVRSAESSLAELAVQTENAKASVLIARKDAELAEAETAREERLLQQRSGSQAAVEQARRAELQAKDKLQTAANSLRLLNAQKERLEVQKELTETNLERAQLDLDRTVVTSPVDGVIVTSDVERGSQVQQGGALFTVSDSDKAEVRTNLRVKDVAWILAHPPEGTRATDRTPGLSAAAAAYALPSVPVTVNYELAGNTYTWRGTLSRVDGAGLDERTRTVPCLVQVDDPQSVSMAGGSGALPIAAPPTLATGMYVNVQVHTEPAEALLEVPEEAVRPGNRVWAVRDGKLMIVELPVAAIVGGKVLIPPTGAALQPGDRVVTSPLPSATPGMSVRVAGDPTNEGGGAKAEGGGDAAAPVPGPSGVAAAEGESPAQTAGG from the coding sequence ATGTCCGACACTGCCACCCCCGTCATGATGCCGACCGGGCCGAAGGACGATCTGTACAACCGCCCGGCGAAGAAGACCGCGGAGCCCGCCTCGGCGAGGACGCCCGAGCCGCCGGCGACCGATCCGCCCGCGGCCGCGACGAACCGGGCGGACGCGGGCGATGACGCCGTCCCGGACCGCTACGCCCGCCCGCCGAAGTCCGACCGTCGCAAGATCGTCGACGGGGCGTTCTCGCTGGCGCTGGTCGCCGCGGGGGTGACGGCGCTGGTGGTGCTGAAGAACCTCAAGGAGCCGGCCCGGCCGGTGAATCGCGTCTCCCCGGCTCCGTTGGTCGAAGTGGCCGACGTCACCCGGCACGTCGGCGGGTTGGACGTGCTCAGCGACGGGATCGTGGTGCCGTACCGGTTGGTGAACGTCGGGGCGGAGGTGGGCGGCCGGGTCGTTTCGATGGACCCCGCCCTCCGCAGCGGGCGGTACGTCACCGCCGGCCAGCCCCTGCTGACGATCGATCCGGAGACCTATCGGCTGGAGGTGAAGCGCCTGGGGGCGGAGGTGCGGTCCGCCGAAAGCAGCCTCGCCGAGTTGGCCGTTCAAACCGAAAACGCCAAGGCCAGCGTGCTGATCGCCCGCAAGGACGCCGAACTCGCCGAGGCCGAGACCGCCCGCGAGGAACGCCTCCTGCAGCAACGCAGCGGTTCGCAGGCCGCCGTCGAACAGGCCCGCCGGGCGGAGCTTCAGGCCAAAGACAAACTGCAAACCGCCGCCAACAGCCTGCGGCTCCTCAACGCCCAGAAGGAGCGCCTGGAGGTTCAAAAAGAACTGACGGAAACGAACCTCGAACGGGCTCAATTAGATCTCGACCGCACGGTGGTGACGAGCCCCGTGGACGGGGTGATCGTCACCTCCGACGTGGAGCGGGGCAGCCAGGTGCAGCAGGGCGGGGCGTTGTTCACCGTCAGCGACTCCGACAAGGCGGAGGTGCGGACGAACCTGCGGGTGAAGGACGTGGCCTGGATCCTCGCCCATCCGCCCGAGGGCACGCGGGCGACGGACCGCACGCCGGGCCTGTCCGCCGCCGCCGCCGCCTACGCCCTGCCGTCGGTCCCGGTGACGGTGAACTATGAACTGGCGGGCAACACCTATACCTGGCGCGGCACGCTGAGCCGCGTGGACGGCGCCGGGCTGGACGAACGCACCCGCACCGTGCCCTGCCTGGTACAGGTGGACGATCCGCAGAGCGTGTCGATGGCCGGGGGCAGCGGCGCCCTGCCGATCGCCGCCCCGCCGACGCTCGCCACCGGCATGTACGTCAACGTGCAGGTGCACACCGAACCCGCCGAGGCCCTGCTGGAAGTGCCGGAAGAGGCCGTTCGCCCCGGCAACCGCGTCTGGGCGGTGCGGGACGGCAAATTAATGATCGTGGAACTGCCGGTCGCGGCGATCGTCGGCGGCAAGGTGCTGATCCCCCCGACCGGCGCCGCCCTGCAGCCGGGCGATCGAGTCGTGACCAGCCCCCTGCCCTCCGCGACCCCCGGCATGAGCGTCCGCGTCGCCGGCGACCCCACAAACGAAGGCGGTGGGGCGAAAGCGGAAGGCGGAGGGGACGCCGCCGCTCCCGTCCCCGGCCCCAGCGGCGTCGCCGCCGCCGAAGGGGAGTCCCCCGCCCAAACCGCCGGCGGCTGA
- a CDS encoding efflux RND transporter permease subunit gives MQSLARWAIKNTPAMNTLMVALMAVGAVCLGSMRREVFPEFELEVALIMAPYPGADPDEVESAIVQKVEEAVSSLDGIKEVTGIAQEGLGSVLVEIDPSEPDVKAVVDEIESAVARISTFPAAVQAEGVEVRQLTFRETAVRVAVLGPDPATTGADPVAAELRLRAIAEEIRDELTALPVVSQATVQGSKEFQIDVEIPEDNLRKYGLSLTDVSNVLKRENLNLPGGTLKGAAQDVIVKGEARGETGEAIRRIPLVTDATGVTLTVDDLGEVKDAFDDTSSSTRINGQPALVVAVERTADEDLLQIAAAVHAYAATRAMPEGYDLVTWDDRSVEVRDRMELLLRNGWQGLVLVFIVLAVFLELRLALWVALGIPISILGAGIMLYFGGQTLNMLSMFAFLMVLGILVDDAIVVGENIYAHREMGKSYMQAAIEGTGEVIPSVTTSVCTTIIAFAPLMFVLGVMGKFIAILPITVIACLIISLLESVLILPCHLAHAPGEGALGRLRARMSGAWTPIRYLLAAVPVAAAAALAAVLLDLEGLHVVLPPGVRGGLGAATGSVVAQVILWTVAGLLSWFGLFFAGAFGPLFYLSARANRLGTAGLGRFIAKVYEPALRWSLDHRGIVVAGSVAALLTSFGFVGGGFVRQEFFPEMDSNRVQANVIFPDGTPARVTDAAVEKIGAALERVGENYKNRTVDGRSPVKLVRLGVGYASGEGPDQQTQSSGGQLGQVFAEIVDPALRTVTSKELIDAWREEAGEIAGAEAANFEAPSMGPGGKAIEFKLIADKNAADLLEAAAADVKAQLADFPGVYDVDDDSRPGKAEIQLDLKPDAVSLGVNRADLFETVRASYFGEEVMRVQRGRDEVKIMVRYPTEDRRSLADFEEIRVRTADGVSRPITELAEITIDRSPSEINRINRRRAVTITSAVDVTEGNAQEIVDSLRTDVLPDVLAKYPGVDVTWKGQQQQRAESIGSIFVGLSIALCCMFALLTLEFRSYTQPLLILGIIPFGVVGAVLGHWVMGLPLSFFSMMGIVALSGVVVNDSIVLVDFINHRLEAGQPLRQAIMESGVRRFRPVLLTSATTVAGLFPMLLETSFQAQILVPMAASLAFGLTITTGLVLILLPVYYSLYGRAVGVEELRAGESDAAH, from the coding sequence ATGCAGTCGCTCGCCCGCTGGGCCATCAAAAACACCCCGGCGATGAATACGCTGATGGTCGCCCTGATGGCGGTCGGCGCCGTCTGCCTGGGGTCGATGCGGCGGGAAGTGTTCCCCGAGTTCGAATTGGAAGTGGCGCTGATTATGGCGCCCTATCCGGGGGCGGACCCGGACGAGGTGGAAAGCGCCATCGTGCAGAAGGTCGAGGAGGCGGTCTCCTCGCTGGACGGCATTAAAGAGGTCACCGGCATCGCCCAGGAGGGGCTGGGCAGCGTGCTGGTCGAGATCGACCCCTCCGAGCCGGACGTGAAGGCGGTCGTCGACGAAATTGAATCCGCCGTCGCCCGCATTAGCACCTTCCCTGCCGCCGTGCAGGCCGAGGGGGTGGAGGTGCGGCAGCTCACCTTCCGCGAAACCGCCGTCCGCGTCGCGGTGCTGGGGCCGGACCCCGCGACGACCGGCGCCGACCCCGTCGCCGCGGAGCTGCGCCTGCGGGCGATTGCCGAGGAGATCCGCGACGAACTCACCGCCCTGCCGGTCGTCTCCCAGGCGACCGTGCAGGGGTCGAAGGAGTTTCAGATTGACGTGGAGATCCCCGAGGACAACCTCCGCAAATACGGCCTGAGCCTCACGGACGTGTCGAACGTCCTGAAGCGGGAGAACCTCAACCTGCCCGGCGGCACCCTCAAAGGGGCCGCCCAGGACGTGATCGTCAAGGGCGAGGCCCGCGGCGAAACCGGCGAGGCGATCCGCCGGATCCCCCTCGTCACCGACGCCACCGGCGTGACGCTGACCGTCGACGACCTGGGCGAGGTCAAGGACGCCTTCGACGACACCAGCAGTTCCACCCGCATCAACGGGCAGCCCGCCCTGGTGGTGGCCGTCGAACGCACCGCCGACGAGGACTTATTGCAAATCGCCGCCGCCGTGCACGCCTACGCCGCCACCCGGGCGATGCCCGAGGGCTACGACCTGGTCACCTGGGACGACCGCAGCGTCGAGGTCCGCGACCGCATGGAGCTGTTATTAAGGAACGGCTGGCAGGGCCTGGTGCTGGTGTTCATCGTGCTGGCCGTATTTTTAGAACTGCGACTGGCGTTGTGGGTCGCGCTGGGCATCCCGATCTCCATTCTAGGAGCGGGCATCATGCTGTATTTCGGCGGGCAGACGTTAAATATGCTCAGCATGTTCGCCTTTTTAATGGTGCTGGGCATCCTGGTGGACGACGCGATCGTCGTCGGCGAGAACATTTACGCCCACCGGGAGATGGGCAAGAGCTATATGCAGGCCGCGATCGAGGGCACCGGGGAGGTGATCCCTTCGGTGACGACCAGCGTGTGCACCACGATCATCGCCTTCGCCCCGCTGATGTTCGTGCTCGGGGTGATGGGCAAATTTATCGCCATCCTGCCGATCACGGTGATCGCCTGCCTGATTATTTCGCTGCTGGAAAGCGTGCTGATCCTGCCCTGCCACCTCGCCCACGCCCCCGGCGAAGGGGCGCTGGGACGGCTGCGGGCGAGGATGTCCGGGGCCTGGACGCCGATCCGCTACCTCCTCGCCGCGGTCCCGGTCGCCGCGGCGGCGGCGCTGGCCGCCGTGCTGCTCGACTTGGAAGGCCTGCACGTCGTCTTGCCGCCGGGAGTCCGGGGGGGCTTGGGCGCCGCCACCGGCAGCGTCGTCGCCCAGGTGATCCTATGGACCGTCGCCGGCCTGCTGAGCTGGTTCGGGCTGTTCTTCGCCGGGGCGTTCGGGCCGCTGTTTTATCTCTCCGCCCGGGCCAACCGGCTCGGCACGGCGGGGCTGGGGCGGTTTATCGCCAAGGTCTATGAACCGGCGCTGCGGTGGAGCCTGGACCATCGCGGCATCGTCGTCGCCGGCAGCGTCGCGGCGCTGCTGACGAGCTTCGGCTTCGTCGGCGGCGGCTTCGTGCGGCAGGAGTTTTTCCCGGAGATGGACTCCAACCGCGTGCAGGCCAACGTCATCTTCCCCGACGGCACCCCCGCCCGCGTCACCGACGCCGCCGTCGAAAAGATCGGCGCCGCGCTGGAGCGGGTCGGCGAGAATTATAAAAACCGCACGGTCGACGGCCGCAGCCCCGTCAAGCTGGTCCGTCTGGGCGTGGGCTACGCCAGCGGCGAGGGGCCGGACCAGCAAACCCAGAGCAGCGGCGGCCAGCTCGGGCAGGTGTTCGCGGAAATCGTCGACCCCGCCCTGCGGACCGTCACGTCCAAAGAATTGATCGACGCCTGGCGCGAGGAAGCCGGCGAGATCGCCGGCGCCGAGGCCGCCAACTTCGAAGCCCCCTCGATGGGTCCCGGCGGCAAGGCGATCGAGTTTAAGTTGATCGCCGATAAAAATGCCGCCGACCTGCTCGAAGCGGCCGCCGCCGACGTGAAGGCGCAACTGGCCGACTTCCCCGGCGTCTACGACGTGGACGACGACAGCCGCCCCGGCAAGGCGGAGATTCAACTCGACCTCAAGCCGGACGCCGTCAGCCTGGGCGTGAACCGGGCGGACCTGTTCGAGACCGTCCGGGCCAGCTACTTCGGCGAGGAGGTGATGCGGGTTCAGCGGGGCCGGGACGAGGTGAAGATCATGGTCCGCTATCCCACGGAGGACCGCCGCAGTCTGGCGGACTTCGAGGAGATCCGCGTCCGCACCGCCGACGGCGTCTCCCGGCCGATCACGGAGCTGGCGGAGATCACGATCGACCGCAGCCCCAGCGAAATTAACCGAATCAACCGGCGGCGGGCCGTCACGATCACCTCCGCCGTCGACGTGACCGAGGGCAACGCCCAGGAGATCGTCGACTCGCTGCGGACGGACGTGCTGCCGGACGTGCTGGCGAAGTACCCCGGCGTGGACGTGACCTGGAAGGGCCAGCAACAACAGCGGGCCGAAAGCATCGGCAGCATTTTCGTGGGCCTGTCGATCGCCCTGTGCTGCATGTTCGCCCTGCTCACGTTGGAGTTCCGCAGCTACACCCAGCCGCTGTTAATTCTCGGCATCATCCCCTTCGGCGTGGTCGGGGCGGTGCTGGGGCACTGGGTGATGGGCCTGCCGCTGTCGTTCTTCAGCATGATGGGGATCGTGGCGCTCTCCGGCGTGGTCGTGAACGACTCGATCGTGCTGGTGGACTTTATTAATCACCGGCTCGAGGCCGGCCAGCCACTGCGGCAGGCGATCATGGAAAGCGGCGTCCGCCGGTTCCGCCCCGTGCTGCTGACCAGCGCCACCACGGTCGCCGGCCTGTTCCCGATGCTGCTGGAAACGAGCTTCCAGGCTCAAATCCTCGTCCCGATGGCCGCCAGCCTGGCCTTCGGCCTGACGATCACGACGGGCCTGGTGCTGATCTTATTGCCCGTCTACTACAGCCTCTACGGCCGCGCCGTGGGCGTGGAGGAACTGCGCGCCGGGGAGAGCGACGCGGCCCATTAA